From a single Hymenobacter sp. YIM 151500-1 genomic region:
- a CDS encoding IS1/IS1595 family N-terminal zinc-binding domain-containing protein: MLQTTLTCAKCGSTALRKNGHSHGKAKYRCLNCRHQAALHPAAPRKAAQYAHVEKLLVERVSQRAIVRLTGVARMTVAKLAKKSAGANAPTAQAAPATGAGTG, from the coding sequence ATGCTTCAAACAACGCTCACCTGCGCCAAATGTGGCAGCACAGCCTTGCGTAAGAACGGCCATAGCCACGGCAAGGCCAAGTATCGGTGCCTGAACTGCCGCCACCAAGCGGCCTTGCACCCGGCCGCTCCGCGCAAAGCGGCGCAGTACGCCCACGTGGAAAAACTGCTAGTCGAGCGCGTCTCGCAGCGGGCCATCGTGCGCCTGACGGGCGTGGCGCGCATGACGGTGGCCAAACTGGCAAAAAAAAGCGCGGGCGCCAACGCGCCCACGGCCCAAGCCGCGCCGGCCACGGGTGCTGG
- a CDS encoding Spy/CpxP family protein refolding chaperone, protein MHFPFFLRRLSLLSLLWLAATALHAQQAPPRPDMHTRIENARIAYITRELNLTSEQAQRFWPLYNEYSTKRRELRQTHDQLRNAASATLSEDQARATLKQIVAVSKNELELTEDYFSKLQKAISARQVAQLYKAEREFGRVMIQELKGQRRTYRLERPGGPTGAR, encoded by the coding sequence ATGCACTTCCCGTTTTTTCTTCGCCGCCTGAGCCTGCTGAGCCTGCTGTGGCTGGCGGCCACCGCCCTGCACGCCCAGCAAGCGCCGCCGCGCCCCGATATGCACACGCGCATCGAAAACGCCCGCATTGCCTACATCACCCGTGAGCTGAACCTGACTTCGGAGCAGGCCCAGCGGTTCTGGCCGCTGTATAATGAGTACAGCACCAAGCGCCGGGAGTTGCGCCAAACTCACGACCAGCTCCGCAACGCGGCCTCTGCCACGCTCAGCGAGGACCAGGCCCGCGCCACCCTCAAGCAAATCGTAGCCGTGTCGAAAAACGAGCTGGAGCTGACGGAGGACTACTTCAGCAAGCTGCAGAAGGCCATATCCGCGCGGCAGGTGGCCCAGCTCTACAAAGCCGAGCGGGAGTTTGGCCGCGTGATGATACAGGAGCTGAAAGGCCAGCGCCGTACCTATCGGCTGGAACGCCCCGGCGGCCCCACGGGTGCCCGCTAA
- a CDS encoding DUF481 domain-containing protein translates to MLDFRSGVILPPWFVVLARSCNASGARLVAAGLLFLGTLLLAATAARAQQPDTTLIRYSGQLTGQYTSGGVNRTLLATSHNVTLLRGLHFGAPLTGSFQFGRQDGRLREREWLLNATPYYWKGHFRFYGIGGYERSNLRGIDQRYQLGAGPGWAFYTDSLGREVALSNLLLREATYFRDGSERVVTRSSARLKVVYTRGVLSLNSTTFYQPNLRDFGDYRASELATLALRFTARFSLTSTYTFTYENRVLEGRPRANTNLTVGVAFSTK, encoded by the coding sequence ATGCTCGATTTCCGCTCCGGCGTCATCCTCCCCCCCTGGTTCGTTGTTCTGGCCCGCTCCTGTAACGCATCCGGCGCCAGGCTGGTGGCAGCGGGCCTGCTGTTTTTGGGGACGCTGCTCCTCGCCGCCACCGCCGCCCGTGCCCAGCAACCCGACACCACCCTCATCCGCTACTCGGGGCAGCTGACGGGGCAGTACACCTCGGGGGGCGTCAACCGCACGCTGCTTGCCACCTCCCACAACGTCACGCTGCTGCGGGGGCTGCACTTTGGGGCGCCTCTCACGGGCAGCTTCCAGTTTGGGCGCCAGGACGGGCGCCTGCGGGAGCGGGAATGGCTGCTCAACGCCACGCCCTACTACTGGAAAGGCCACTTCCGCTTCTACGGCATCGGCGGGTACGAGCGGAGCAACCTGCGCGGCATCGACCAGCGCTACCAGCTGGGCGCGGGCCCCGGCTGGGCCTTCTACACCGACTCGCTGGGCCGGGAAGTGGCCTTAAGCAACCTGCTGCTACGGGAGGCCACCTACTTCCGCGACGGGTCGGAGCGGGTAGTGACGCGCAGCTCGGCCCGCCTGAAGGTGGTGTACACGCGCGGGGTGCTGTCCTTGAACTCGACCACCTTCTACCAGCCCAACCTGCGCGACTTTGGCGACTACCGCGCCAGTGAGCTGGCTACGCTGGCCCTGCGTTTCACCGCCCGCTTTTCCCTTACTTCCACCTACACCTTCACCTACGAGAACCGGGTGCTGGAGGGTCGCCCCCGCGCCAACACCAACCTGACCGTGGGCGTGGCATTCAGCACGAAGTAG
- a CDS encoding RNA polymerase sigma factor: MEDQEILTQFRDPATRNVAFNQLVRKYQSKVYWHVRKMVVDHDAADDLTQDVFVKVWNHLEGFRQDAQLYTWLYRIATNECLSFLASKRRRFLLPLHDVGAELTAKLETDHSLAGDEVELKLQKAILRLPDKQRLVFNLRYYDDMPYEQMAEVTGTSVGALKASYHHAVKKIEQYINDSTD; this comes from the coding sequence TTGGAAGACCAGGAAATCCTCACCCAGTTTCGTGACCCCGCCACCCGCAACGTGGCCTTCAACCAACTGGTGCGCAAGTACCAGAGCAAGGTGTACTGGCACGTGCGCAAGATGGTGGTAGACCACGACGCCGCCGACGACCTCACCCAGGACGTGTTTGTGAAGGTGTGGAACCACCTGGAGGGCTTCCGCCAGGACGCCCAGCTCTACACCTGGCTGTACCGCATTGCCACCAACGAGTGCCTGAGTTTTCTGGCCAGCAAGCGCCGCCGGTTTCTGCTGCCCCTGCACGACGTAGGCGCCGAGCTGACGGCCAAGCTGGAAACCGACCATAGCTTGGCTGGCGACGAGGTGGAGCTGAAGCTGCAAAAAGCCATCCTGCGCCTGCCCGACAAGCAGCGCCTCGTCTTCAACCTGCGCTACTACGACGACATGCCCTACGAGCAGATGGCCGAAGTAACCGGCACTTCCGTCGGCGCCCTGAAAGCCTCCTACCACCACGCCGTTAAAAAGATAGAGCAATACATCAACGACAGCACCGATTAA
- a CDS encoding DUF2628 domain-containing protein, giving the protein MSETSTRVPIEDEYVWTFFGPQAEYYLERWRLRQQGRRLTFNLAAFLAGLFWFAYRRMYLVFFCLLGFLLVESMAEEAVFGEPSTASTIAANLLFGSLYGFLGNNLYLWHAERKIRRLLALGLPKDELLVRLRRAGGTSWVPVLVMLALLVLFIGLYFWLGQTTQG; this is encoded by the coding sequence ATGAGCGAAACATCTACCCGCGTACCAATTGAAGATGAGTATGTCTGGACCTTCTTTGGACCTCAGGCTGAATATTATCTGGAGCGTTGGCGGTTGCGCCAGCAAGGCCGGCGCCTGACATTTAACCTGGCAGCGTTTCTTGCCGGCCTCTTCTGGTTTGCCTACCGCCGCATGTACCTCGTGTTTTTCTGCTTGCTGGGCTTTCTTCTGGTAGAATCAATGGCCGAAGAAGCCGTGTTTGGAGAGCCGAGCACCGCCAGCACAATAGCTGCTAACTTACTATTTGGCTCCTTGTACGGATTTCTGGGCAACAACCTTTACCTGTGGCACGCCGAGCGAAAGATACGCCGACTGCTAGCCCTGGGCTTGCCGAAGGACGAGCTTCTGGTGCGCCTGCGCCGGGCCGGTGGCACCAGCTGGGTTCCGGTGCTCGTGATGCTGGCCCTGCTGGTGCTGTTTATCGGCTTGTACTTCTGGCTCGGCCAAACGACCCAAGGCTAG
- a CDS encoding aspartate aminotransferase family protein: MLTPRQLFLRHQAQTSDFPLLLEIERAEGVYMYDAAGKAYLDLISGIGVSNVGHRHPRVLRAIQDQLDKYLHLMVYGEVVQAPPARLAQALTATLPPRLDNVYFTNSGTEAVEGALKLAKRHTGRTGLLSSLNAYHGSTHGALSITGSEGFKNAFRPLLPDVRHFRHNSFDDLALITEHTAAVVIETVQGEAGVRLPHPDYLPALRQRCSEVGALLILDEIQCGFGRTGTFWAFEQFGIEPDILLTAKGMGGGMPIGAFIAPQSIMAGFKTDPILGHCTTFGGHPVSCAAALATLQVIQEENLLAGVAEKAARFRQHLRHPAIREVRGCGLLMAVEFESFQVLKPIIDRALWHEGLLTDWFLFCDNSLRIAPPLTITLEQIDEACAALLKAIG, translated from the coding sequence ATGCTTACCCCCCGCCAGCTTTTCCTGCGCCACCAGGCCCAAACCTCCGACTTCCCGCTGCTGCTCGAAATTGAGCGGGCCGAGGGCGTGTACATGTACGACGCCGCCGGCAAGGCCTATCTGGACCTGATTTCGGGTATTGGCGTAAGCAACGTGGGCCACCGCCACCCGCGGGTGCTCCGGGCCATTCAGGACCAGCTCGATAAGTACCTGCACCTGATGGTGTACGGCGAGGTAGTGCAGGCCCCGCCGGCCCGGCTGGCCCAGGCCCTCACGGCCACCCTGCCCCCGCGCCTTGATAACGTGTACTTCACCAACTCCGGGACCGAGGCCGTGGAGGGCGCCCTCAAGCTGGCCAAACGCCACACCGGCCGTACCGGCCTGCTCAGCTCCCTCAATGCCTACCACGGCTCCACCCACGGTGCCCTGAGCATCACCGGCTCCGAGGGGTTCAAGAACGCCTTCCGGCCCCTGCTGCCCGACGTGCGCCACTTCCGCCACAACAGCTTCGACGACCTGGCCCTGATAACCGAGCACACGGCCGCCGTCGTCATCGAAACGGTGCAGGGCGAGGCCGGGGTACGCCTGCCCCATCCCGACTACCTGCCCGCCCTGCGCCAACGCTGCTCGGAGGTGGGCGCCCTGCTCATCCTGGACGAAATTCAGTGCGGCTTTGGGCGCACCGGCACGTTCTGGGCCTTCGAGCAGTTCGGCATCGAGCCCGACATCCTGCTCACGGCCAAGGGCATGGGCGGTGGCATGCCCATCGGGGCGTTTATTGCCCCGCAGTCCATCATGGCCGGCTTCAAAACCGACCCTATTCTGGGCCACTGCACCACGTTTGGGGGCCACCCGGTGTCGTGCGCGGCGGCGCTGGCTACCTTGCAGGTCATTCAGGAGGAAAACCTGCTGGCCGGCGTGGCCGAGAAGGCGGCCCGGTTCCGGCAGCACTTGCGGCACCCGGCCATCCGGGAGGTGCGCGGCTGCGGCCTGCTCATGGCCGTGGAGTTTGAAAGCTTCCAGGTGCTCAAGCCTATCATCGACCGGGCCCTCTGGCACGAAGGCCTGCTCACCGACTGGTTCTTGTTCTGCGACAATTCCCTGCGCATCGCCCCGCCCCTCACCATCACCCTGGAGCAGATTGACGAAGCCTGCGCCGCGCTGCTGAAGGCAATTGGCTAA